Proteins encoded together in one Micromonospora kangleipakensis window:
- a CDS encoding MFS transporter: protein MKSTALTVRWTPWRFVTAFGVVSLLSDVVYEGARSVIGPYLATLGASATLVGLVTGVGEAFALAGRLATGPLADRTRAYWPLVLVGYAVTMVAVPALGLTTALWLAAALFIAERAGKAIRGPARDVMLSHAAAAVGRGKGFAVHEALDQAGGVAGPLLVAAVLAATAYNYRPAFLTLAVPAVAGMLVLLWLRAGVPDPRRFEPGPRPGAAPAPSGGRLPRVFWTYLAFTVLTTAGYATFGVLSFHLATRHVVPLAVVPVVYAGAMGIDAFAALASGWLYDRAGFRVLVAVPVLTALIPLAAFTTTVATAVAGVLAWGAVLGIQESTMRAAIADIVPAARRGTAYGIFAAGLGAATLVGGLLTGALYDYSITAVIVTVAGIQAVALALFLAAVRPATQARVLRR, encoded by the coding sequence GTGAAAAGCACCGCGCTCACCGTCAGGTGGACGCCGTGGCGGTTCGTGACCGCGTTCGGTGTGGTCAGCCTGCTGTCGGACGTGGTGTACGAGGGCGCCCGGTCAGTCATCGGCCCCTACCTGGCCACCCTCGGCGCATCCGCGACCCTCGTCGGGCTCGTCACCGGCGTGGGGGAGGCGTTCGCCCTGGCCGGGCGGCTGGCCACCGGACCCCTCGCCGATCGCACCCGGGCCTACTGGCCGCTCGTCCTGGTCGGCTACGCCGTGACCATGGTCGCCGTGCCCGCCCTCGGGCTGACCACCGCGCTGTGGCTGGCTGCGGCGCTGTTCATCGCGGAGCGTGCCGGCAAGGCGATCCGCGGTCCGGCGAGGGATGTCATGCTCTCCCACGCCGCTGCGGCAGTAGGCCGTGGCAAGGGCTTCGCCGTTCATGAGGCGCTCGACCAGGCCGGCGGCGTTGCCGGGCCGCTGCTGGTCGCCGCCGTACTGGCCGCCACCGCCTACAACTACCGGCCCGCGTTCCTCACCTTGGCCGTACCCGCCGTGGCGGGGATGCTCGTGCTGCTGTGGCTGCGCGCCGGCGTACCCGACCCGCGTCGCTTCGAACCAGGCCCTCGACCCGGCGCGGCGCCCGCCCCATCGGGCGGCCGGTTGCCCCGCGTGTTCTGGACCTACCTGGCGTTCACGGTGCTGACCACGGCTGGTTACGCCACCTTCGGAGTGCTCAGCTTCCACCTCGCCACGCGGCACGTCGTACCGCTGGCGGTGGTCCCTGTGGTGTACGCCGGCGCGATGGGCATCGACGCGTTCGCCGCGCTGGCCTCCGGGTGGCTGTACGACCGGGCCGGCTTCCGGGTGCTGGTCGCGGTACCCGTCCTGACCGCCCTGATCCCGCTGGCCGCGTTCACCACCACCGTGGCGACCGCGGTCGCCGGGGTCCTGGCCTGGGGCGCCGTGCTCGGCATCCAGGAATCCACCATGCGTGCGGCCATCGCCGACATCGTCCCCGCCGCTCGGCGGGGCACCGCTTACGGCATCTTCGCCGCCGGATTGGGCGCGGCAACCCTGGTCGGTGGGCTGCTCACCGGCGCCCTCTACGACTACTCGATCACCGCCGTGATCGTCACCGTGGCCGGCATCCAGGCCGTCGCCCTGGCCCTGTTCCTCGCCGCCGTCCGACCGGCTACCCAGGCCCGGGTCCTTCGCCGGTAA
- a CDS encoding DUF2267 domain-containing protein produces the protein MEYQDFINAVATRAKVSTDQAAALTRATLETLACRISSGQAEDLAYQLPEGLDDCLRKPLRHEQAKYLLGLEDFVQRVAERPGVDPALAGAGVRAALTTLREAVTRDEFEDTVAELPKEFWQVIEPVGAGGGRHLRW, from the coding sequence GTGGAATACCAGGATTTCATCAACGCAGTGGCCACGCGGGCAAAGGTGTCGACCGATCAGGCGGCGGCACTCACCCGCGCGACGTTGGAGACATTGGCATGTCGGATCAGCTCCGGCCAGGCTGAGGACCTTGCCTATCAGCTTCCGGAAGGGCTTGACGACTGCCTGCGCAAACCGCTTAGACACGAACAGGCCAAGTATTTGCTCGGGCTCGAAGATTTCGTGCAGCGGGTGGCGGAACGCCCGGGCGTCGACCCTGCGCTCGCCGGTGCCGGGGTCCGCGCGGCGCTCACCACGCTACGTGAGGCTGTTACCCGTGATGAGTTCGAGGACACGGTGGCCGAGCTTCCGAAGGAGTTCTGGCAGGTGATCGAACCGGTGGGTGCCGGTGGCGGGCGGCACCTCCGCTGGTAG
- a CDS encoding VOC family protein, translated as MDGIEAPDYFQPEGRGGEFLTEPKDHGVEIRCYLRDPDGYLIELGQATGILAEIDRAVSA; from the coding sequence GTGGATGGGATCGAGGCGCCGGACTACTTCCAGCCCGAGGGTCGGGGTGGGGAGTTCCTGACCGAGCCGAAGGATCATGGGGTCGAGATCCGGTGCTACCTGCGGGATCCGGACGGCTACCTGATCGAGCTCGGTCAGGCCACCGGGATCCTCGCCGAGATTGATCGGGCCGTCTCCGCCTAA
- a CDS encoding Hsp20 family protein, which produces MKSRSGNAGGSFLRRRERRVGQFEHGVTLPGDVDPNSVDAGLSGGVLTVCVGKAHRTEPRRIEVRGS; this is translated from the coding sequence GTGAAATCAAGGAGCGGGAACGCAGGGGGATCCTTCCTCCGTCGCCGGGAACGCAGGGTCGGCCAGTTCGAACACGGCGTGACGCTGCCGGGCGACGTCGACCCCAACAGCGTCGACGCGGGTCTTTCCGGCGGGGTGTTGACCGTATGCGTGGGCAAGGCGCACCGAACCGAACCGCGGCGCATTGAGGTCAGGGGCTCGTAA
- a CDS encoding MmcQ/YjbR family DNA-binding protein, translating to MTGPGDVPPEILDRLRPVCLGLPETYEEPAWVGTRWRIRKRTFAHVLSVDPDHQLAYARAAATDQPICVLTFRSPGDEIAGLIASGHPFFKPGWGADVVGMVLDEGVGWDEVAELLTESYCVLAPKKLTALVDRPFELG from the coding sequence GTGACTGGCCCTGGAGACGTCCCACCCGAGATCCTCGACCGGCTCCGGCCCGTCTGCCTCGGGCTGCCGGAGACCTACGAGGAGCCAGCGTGGGTGGGAACGCGCTGGCGGATCCGCAAACGCACGTTCGCCCACGTGCTCTCGGTCGACCCCGACCACCAGCTGGCCTACGCCCGAGCTGCCGCGACCGACCAGCCGATCTGCGTACTGACGTTCCGGTCGCCCGGCGACGAGATCGCCGGGCTGATCGCCAGCGGCCACCCGTTCTTCAAGCCGGGCTGGGGCGCCGACGTCGTTGGCATGGTGCTCGACGAGGGCGTTGGCTGGGACGAGGTCGCCGAGCTGCTCACGGAAAGCTACTGCGTCCTGGCGCCGAAGAAGCTGACCGCCCTGGTCGACCGGCCGTTCGAGCTCGGATAG